In Candidatus Epulonipiscium viviparus, one DNA window encodes the following:
- a CDS encoding sigma-E processing peptidase SpoIIGA produces the protein MQVIYIDVLFFINFIMDIFIFFTGSLLYIRVPFKKLLLASTIAALLSCLVIIFPNLERLSFNLYYIFLPCIPIILLYGTKNFFKAYLINFLCACIIGGVALSVYFQCSFVMGNEASLILTILCGAVISFLTYYFLIAIRKKFLLIVGEAYMSFELYGNTVNLKGIVDTGNTLYTVFSKEPVAIVQLDKVRKFLAIELLDFIEEIDAGKESLRMLDKASLIPFNSVGCKSGLIVGVKVSNVTVKRGSKIYVHRNAIIGLSSELFKEDINVLIHPDLVN, from the coding sequence ATGCAAGTAATTTACATTGATGTATTATTTTTTATTAATTTTATTATGGATATTTTTATATTTTTCACAGGAAGCTTGCTTTATATTAGGGTGCCTTTTAAAAAATTATTGCTAGCTAGTACTATTGCGGCACTTTTGTCCTGTTTAGTAATAATCTTTCCAAATTTAGAAAGGCTTTCTTTTAATTTATATTATATTTTCCTCCCTTGTATTCCTATAATTTTGTTATATGGGACAAAAAATTTTTTTAAGGCATATTTAATAAATTTTTTATGTGCTTGTATAATAGGTGGAGTTGCTCTTAGCGTTTACTTTCAGTGTAGTTTTGTAATGGGTAATGAAGCATCTTTAATCTTAACAATATTATGTGGAGCAGTCATTTCTTTTCTAACTTATTACTTTTTAATTGCCATAAGAAAAAAATTTTTGCTTATTGTTGGTGAAGCTTATATGTCGTTTGAATTATATGGTAATACAGTTAATCTAAAAGGGATAGTGGATACTGGAAATACTCTTTATACAGTTTTTTCAAAAGAACCTGTGGCGATTGTGCAACTGGATAAGGTTAGGAAATTTTTAGCAATAGAACTATTAGATTTTATTGAGGAAATTGATGCTGGAAAAGAATCTTTGAGAATGTTGGATAAAGCTTCTCTTATACCATTTAATAGTGTAGGTTGCAAGAGTGGATTAATTGTAGGAGTAAAGGTTAGTAATGTAACAGTAAAACGAGGAAGTAAAATATATGTACATAGGAATGCAATTATTGGACTGTCATCAGAACTTTTTAAAGAAGATATTAATGTGCTTATACATCCAGATTTAGTAAACTAG
- a CDS encoding YigZ family protein, giving the protein MFITIKNDAIIEIIEKKSRFIGHSFKVKNEKEAEEYLLQLKKEHYKANHNCFAYQIDPNIQKFSDDGEPGGTAGRPILDVLKGKEIKNVLIVVTRYFGGTLLGTGGLVRAYSRAAKEVISAAGLVKMVLIQLIKLECSYADYGKIEYLLKSNHYMIRDIVFTDTVAIFIKVEIDKVSDFLKWIIDKTNNVVQITKEVTELVSVEL; this is encoded by the coding sequence ATGTTTATTACCATTAAAAACGATGCCATTATTGAAATTATTGAAAAAAAGTCTCGTTTTATTGGGCATTCTTTTAAAGTTAAAAACGAAAAAGAGGCAGAGGAATATTTACTGCAACTAAAAAAAGAGCATTATAAAGCAAATCACAATTGCTTTGCATATCAAATCGATCCCAATATCCAAAAATTTAGTGATGATGGGGAGCCCGGAGGTACTGCTGGGCGACCTATTCTTGATGTGTTAAAAGGAAAAGAGATTAAAAATGTTCTGATAGTGGTGACTAGATATTTTGGTGGTACTTTGCTGGGGACTGGTGGTTTGGTGCGTGCATACTCTCGTGCTGCAAAAGAAGTTATTTCAGCTGCGGGATTGGTTAAAATGGTACTGATACAACTAATAAAATTGGAATGTTCATATGCAGATTATGGTAAAATAGAATATTTGCTAAAAAGTAATCATTATATGATTCGTGATATAGTATTTACTGATACAGTTGCTATTTTTATAAAAGTAGAAATAGATAAAGTAAGCGACTTTTTAAAATGGATAATTGATAAGACCAATAATGTAGTTCAAATCACAAAAGAGGTAACAGAATTAGTATCTGTTGAGTTATAA
- the sigE gene encoding RNA polymerase sporulation sigma factor SigE: MGIFNKVVNLAQNTYFKILKNQTGQVHYIGGSEVLPAPLSKEEENELLMQMIEYPDDDEKINEIKKILIERNLRLVVYIAKKFENTNKGMEDLISIGSIGLIKAINTFKPDKKIKLATYASRCIENEILMDIRRTNKLKVEVSIDEPLNTDWDGNELLLSDILGTDFDSVYRNIEDEVDKALLNTALGQLSTREREIVELRYGFKNEGKEKTQKEVADMLGISQSYISRLEKKIIGRLKKEMKKMS; the protein is encoded by the coding sequence GTGGGTATTTTTAACAAAGTGGTGAATCTTGCTCAAAATACGTATTTCAAAATATTGAAAAATCAAACAGGGCAAGTTCATTATATCGGGGGGAGTGAAGTACTGCCTGCTCCGTTAAGTAAAGAGGAGGAGAACGAACTTTTAATGCAAATGATAGAGTACCCTGATGATGATGAAAAAATTAATGAAATTAAAAAAATTTTGATAGAACGAAACTTAAGATTAGTAGTATATATCGCAAAAAAATTTGAAAATACTAACAAAGGGATGGAAGATCTAATTTCTATTGGATCTATTGGTCTTATTAAAGCGATTAATACGTTTAAACCGGATAAAAAAATTAAACTGGCAACCTACGCATCTCGGTGTATTGAAAACGAAATTTTAATGGATATAAGACGTACTAACAAACTAAAAGTAGAAGTATCAATCGATGAACCACTCAATACCGATTGGGATGGCAATGAGTTGCTTCTTTCTGATATATTGGGCACTGACTTTGATTCTGTCTATCGAAACATAGAGGATGAGGTAGATAAAGCATTGCTAAATACAGCTCTTGGTCAACTGAGTACACGTGAGCGAGAAATTGTGGAGCTTAGATATGGTTTTAAAAATGAAGGAAAAGAAAAAACTCAAAAAGAAGTAGCAGATATGCTAGGTATCTCGCAGTCTTATATATCAAGGCTTGAGAAGAAAATCATCGGTCGCTTAAAAAAAGAAATGAAAAAAATGAGCTAA
- a CDS encoding tRNA (adenine(22)-N(1))-methyltransferase: MTKRLLEIANAVNKGARVADIGTDHGLVPKYLIENDIASFVLACDINLGPLQRARQYIGDTKNIEIRQSNGLSNIKMEDNIDTVIIAGMGGHLIKEILSRDFNTIKFINRLILSPQNAQNNIRKFLHSIDFKIVDEIFIKDMSKFYVIIIAERGVQSYTNEYEYEYGFLNIKTLNMDFREFISQKQSAIINILKQLEPNTTRYNELQNELEVLKCIQ; encoded by the coding sequence ATGACAAAAAGATTATTAGAAATAGCAAATGCAGTGAATAAAGGTGCACGAGTAGCAGATATAGGGACTGATCATGGATTGGTTCCTAAATATTTAATAGAAAATGATATTGCAAGCTTTGTGCTAGCTTGTGATATAAATTTAGGTCCATTACAACGAGCTAGACAGTATATTGGTGATACTAAGAACATTGAAATTAGGCAGAGTAATGGACTTTCAAATATAAAAATGGAGGATAATATTGATACTGTTATAATAGCTGGAATGGGTGGGCATCTTATAAAAGAAATATTATCTAGAGATTTTAATACTATAAAATTTATAAATAGGCTTATACTATCACCACAAAATGCACAAAATAACATAAGAAAATTTTTACATTCCATTGATTTTAAAATTGTTGATGAAATTTTTATAAAAGATATGTCTAAATTCTATGTTATAATAATAGCAGAAAGAGGAGTTCAATCATATACTAATGAATATGAATATGAATATGGTTTTTTGAATATCAAAACATTAAATATGGATTTTAGAGAATTTATAAGTCAGAAACAAAGTGCAATAATAAATATATTAAAACAGTTAGAACCCAATACTACTAGATATAATGAACTGCAAAATGAGCTGGAGGTTTTAAAATGTATACAATAG
- a CDS encoding Nif3-like dinuclear metal center hexameric protein translates to MYTIEKIMQVLEELAPLDLAEEWDNVGVLIGTNSKPVKKIMCALDLNEQIADEAIAASVDCIITHHPYIFTGLKKIDYATSIGKVIRKLIINDISLIAMHTNLDKTKDGINDIICKGLNVEIVNGDNFLRWGKINSITLKDFITKVKKFFDAPVIRVIGYSDKKIEAVSICSGSGAEFIKQAASVSDVYITGDLKFHEAQGAIAEELIVLDVGHYNSEKIIIPYLVDYLKTKLDIEVISTNICAEVFKTV, encoded by the coding sequence ATGTATACAATAGAAAAGATTATGCAGGTATTAGAAGAACTTGCGCCGCTGGATTTGGCTGAAGAATGGGATAATGTTGGTGTATTAATTGGCACAAATTCAAAACCGGTAAAAAAAATAATGTGTGCGCTTGATTTAAATGAGCAAATTGCAGATGAAGCCATTGCTGCAAGTGTGGATTGTATAATTACGCATCACCCATATATATTTACAGGGTTAAAGAAAATAGATTATGCAACATCAATTGGAAAAGTAATTCGTAAGTTGATTATCAACGATATTAGTTTAATTGCTATGCACACAAACTTAGATAAAACAAAAGATGGTATTAATGATATAATCTGTAAAGGATTAAATGTCGAAATAGTAAATGGAGATAATTTTTTAAGATGGGGAAAAATTAATTCAATAACTTTAAAAGATTTTATTACAAAGGTAAAAAAATTTTTTGATGCTCCTGTTATTAGAGTAATTGGATATAGTGATAAAAAAATAGAAGCTGTATCGATATGTTCTGGCAGTGGAGCAGAATTTATCAAGCAAGCTGCTAGTGTCAGCGATGTATATATTACAGGAGATTTAAAGTTTCATGAAGCTCAAGGAGCTATTGCAGAAGAACTAATTGTACTGGATGTAGGTCATTATAATAGCGAAAAAATCATAATCCCGTATCTTGTAGATTACTTAAAAACAAAACTGGATATAGAAGTTATCAGTACCAATATCTGTGCTGAAGTGTTTAAAACAGTGTAA
- the rpoD gene encoding RNA polymerase sigma factor RpoD, whose amino-acid sequence MKDELQQQQKMTFKIRLDQLLVLAKDKNGVLEQKDITDAFLDLELEPTKIEQVYEFLEAQSIDIIGEISNIENENLNEDIIDFTLPEGVSIDDPVRMYLKEIGKVPLLSADDEIKLAKRMESGDEEARKRLAEANLRLVVSIAKRYVGRGMLFLDLIQEGNLGLIKAVEKFDYTKGYKFSTYATWWIRQAITRAIADQARTIRIPVHMVETINKLMRIQRQLLQELGRDPQPEEIAREMELSVNKVREIMKISQEPVALETPIGEEEDTNLGDFLADEDAPAPAEAAAFTLLKEQLIEVLDTLTDREQKVLKLRFGLDDGRARTLEEVGREFNVTRERIRQIEAKALRKLRHPSRSKKLRDYLE is encoded by the coding sequence GCAACAGCAACAAAAAATGACATTTAAGATTAGACTAGACCAACTTTTAGTGTTAGCTAAGGATAAAAATGGAGTGTTAGAGCAAAAAGATATAACCGATGCCTTTTTAGACTTAGAGTTAGAGCCAACAAAAATTGAACAGGTATATGAATTTTTAGAAGCTCAAAGTATTGATATTATAGGTGAGATTTCTAATATTGAGAACGAAAACCTAAACGAAGATATTATTGATTTTACTTTACCTGAAGGTGTAAGTATCGATGATCCAGTTAGGATGTATCTAAAAGAAATTGGCAAAGTTCCACTCCTTTCAGCTGACGATGAAATTAAGCTTGCAAAACGTATGGAATCTGGTGATGAAGAAGCTAGAAAGCGACTTGCAGAAGCTAATCTCAGATTGGTAGTTAGTATAGCAAAAAGATATGTCGGTCGGGGAATGTTATTTTTAGATTTAATTCAAGAAGGGAATTTAGGATTAATTAAAGCTGTTGAAAAGTTTGATTATACAAAAGGCTATAAATTTAGTACCTATGCAACTTGGTGGATTAGACAAGCAATTACAAGAGCTATTGCTGATCAAGCCAGAACAATTCGAATTCCTGTTCATATGGTAGAAACTATAAATAAATTAATGCGAATACAAAGACAATTACTACAAGAATTGGGGCGTGATCCACAACCTGAAGAAATTGCAAGAGAAATGGAATTGAGTGTAAATAAAGTGAGAGAGATTATGAAAATTTCCCAGGAACCGGTGGCTTTGGAAACTCCTATTGGAGAAGAAGAAGACACTAATTTGGGAGATTTTCTTGCAGATGAAGATGCACCAGCTCCTGCAGAAGCGGCAGCGTTTACTCTCTTAAAAGAGCAATTGATAGAAGTTTTGGATACTTTGACTGACAGAGAACAAAAAGTATTAAAATTGAGATTTGGTCTAGATGATGGGCGTGCTAGGACGTTAGAAGAAGTTGGGCGTGAATTTAACGTTACTCGTGAACGTATTAGACAAATTGAGGCTAAAGCTCTTAGAAAGCTTCGTCATCCTAGTAGAAGTAAAAAATTACGAGATTATTTGGAATAA
- a CDS encoding dUTP diphosphatase, which translates to MKKVYFSKLNANAIIPSKRVEDAGYDIYACFEEDYIIINPHETKLISTGIASAFSQNYVGIIKERGSTGIKGIGQRAGIIDSGYRGEWFIGITNHNTSSIIISKTENHAKFNKAIIYPYTKALAQCIFLEIPQLEICELSLDELLKIKSERGTGNKGSSQK; encoded by the coding sequence ATGAAAAAGGTATATTTTAGCAAATTGAATGCAAATGCAATCATACCCAGTAAACGAGTTGAGGATGCAGGCTATGACATTTATGCATGCTTTGAAGAAGACTATATCATAATAAATCCACATGAAACAAAGCTCATTTCAACAGGGATAGCTTCTGCCTTCAGCCAAAATTATGTAGGAATTATTAAAGAACGAGGCTCGACAGGTATTAAAGGAATAGGACAAAGAGCAGGTATTATCGACTCAGGATATAGAGGGGAATGGTTTATTGGAATTACAAATCACAACACCAGTTCAATAATAATTTCTAAAACTGAAAACCATGCTAAATTTAACAAAGCAATAATATATCCTTATACTAAAGCGCTCGCACAATGTATTTTTTTAGAAATTCCACAATTAGAGATATGTGAGCTTTCACTAGATGAACTGTTAAAAATAAAATCGGAACGAGGAACTGGTAATAAAGGATCAAGTCAGAAATAA
- a CDS encoding nucleoside kinase — METYFDLAKEKYAGQNVCAFKGTKGLIELGNKIDELNVTPIYLTDKDGMRIFERTCTFLMIVATKLLFNEQVIINHHMSGGYFGEFVNLDFNVSKNIGAIKEKMLELVEADLPIEKEVVLVGKAIDFFENTGMIDKSELIKYRRTSTINTYKLEDVHDYFYGYMLPSTGCIKLFDLYAYGHGFMLLFPDKKNPEILAEKKYEPQLFEVFKESKQWVRILGVDTVAKLNEKIVSGEIEELIRMQEALHEKKIAKIADHILSFGTKKVILIAGPSSSGKTTFSKRLCVQLKVNGMTPVLISMDNYFVNREFTPIDENGDLDFDDIKALDTELFNEHLKALVEGKEVEIPTFNFKLGKREYKDDFIKLKSEDVLVIEGIHALNEQISSSIERDKKYKIYVSALTQLNIDNHNRIPTTDTRLMRRMIRDNTYRGIKPEVTLSMWPSVRRGEERNIFPFQEEADIMFNSVMIYELAVLKQKAEALLFSINRNSPYFDEAKRLLKFLEYFLGIDTNEIPCNSLLREFIGGGCLE; from the coding sequence ATGGAAACTTACTTTGATTTGGCAAAAGAAAAGTATGCTGGGCAAAATGTATGTGCTTTTAAGGGAACAAAAGGACTTATTGAATTAGGAAATAAAATAGATGAATTGAATGTGACGCCGATATATTTAACGGATAAAGATGGAATGAGAATTTTTGAAAGAACTTGTACTTTTTTGATGATTGTAGCTACAAAACTATTGTTTAATGAACAAGTTATAATTAATCATCATATGTCTGGAGGATATTTTGGAGAATTTGTCAATTTAGATTTTAATGTGTCAAAAAATATCGGAGCAATCAAAGAAAAAATGTTGGAATTAGTCGAAGCGGATTTGCCTATTGAAAAAGAAGTTGTACTTGTAGGAAAAGCAATAGATTTTTTTGAAAACACAGGTATGATTGATAAAAGCGAGCTTATTAAATATAGAAGAACTTCTACTATTAATACCTATAAATTGGAAGATGTTCACGATTACTTTTATGGATATATGTTACCAAGTACAGGATGCATTAAATTATTTGATTTATATGCATATGGACATGGGTTTATGCTGTTGTTTCCAGATAAAAAAAATCCAGAAATATTGGCTGAAAAAAAGTATGAACCTCAATTATTTGAAGTATTTAAAGAATCCAAACAATGGGTTAGAATTTTGGGAGTGGATACAGTTGCCAAACTAAATGAAAAAATCGTTTCAGGTGAAATCGAAGAGTTAATTAGAATGCAAGAAGCTTTGCACGAAAAGAAAATTGCCAAAATCGCTGATCATATTCTATCATTTGGTACTAAAAAAGTTATATTAATAGCGGGTCCATCTTCTTCTGGTAAAACTACATTTTCTAAGCGACTTTGTGTTCAACTTAAGGTTAATGGAATGACTCCTGTGTTAATTTCTATGGATAATTATTTTGTAAATCGTGAATTTACACCAATCGACGAAAATGGTGATCTGGATTTTGATGATATTAAAGCTCTAGACACTGAATTATTTAATGAGCATCTAAAAGCATTGGTGGAAGGTAAAGAGGTAGAAATTCCTACATTTAACTTTAAATTAGGTAAACGAGAATACAAGGATGATTTTATTAAATTAAAGAGTGAAGATGTTTTGGTTATTGAAGGAATACACGCTTTAAATGAACAAATTAGCTCCAGCATTGAAAGAGATAAAAAGTATAAGATTTATGTAAGTGCACTAACTCAACTCAATATTGATAACCATAATCGAATTCCTACAACAGATACTCGACTTATGCGCAGAATGATTAGAGATAATACGTATCGCGGGATTAAGCCTGAAGTAACCCTATCTATGTGGCCTTCTGTTAGACGTGGTGAAGAAAGAAACATTTTCCCATTTCAAGAAGAAGCGGATATTATGTTTAATAGTGTTATGATATATGAACTTGCTGTGCTTAAACAAAAAGCAGAAGCACTATTATTCAGTATCAATAGAAATTCGCCTTATTTTGATGAAGCAAAGCGATTATTAAAATTTTTGGAGTATTTCTTAGGAATAGATACAAACGAAATTCCTTGTAATTCATTGTTGCGAGAGTTTATTGGAGGAGGTTGCTTAGAATGA
- a CDS encoding tetratricopeptide repeat protein, with protein sequence MLEIEDILLWINNPHNLNELGWCYFYSKGVAQDFTMAAMLFEKAAESGFAYAQYNLAKCYAAGDGVEPNMEKAFYWFKQAAEQGDAYAQNKVGWCYENGNGVEKDIEKSVVWYTRAAEQGDEIAQYNLGVHYSNSEGIDHDLEKAEEWYEKAADQGHLDAQYKLEDLRIGMGLFDSWM encoded by the coding sequence ATGTTAGAGATAGAAGATATATTATTGTGGATAAATAATCCTCATAATTTAAATGAATTAGGTTGGTGCTATTTTTACAGCAAGGGGGTAGCGCAAGATTTTACTATGGCAGCTATGTTGTTTGAAAAAGCCGCCGAATCAGGTTTTGCCTATGCACAATACAATTTAGCCAAATGTTATGCAGCTGGAGATGGAGTTGAGCCTAATATGGAAAAAGCGTTTTACTGGTTTAAACAAGCTGCAGAACAAGGAGATGCCTATGCTCAAAATAAAGTAGGTTGGTGCTATGAAAATGGCAATGGAGTAGAAAAGGATATAGAAAAGTCTGTAGTATGGTATACCCGAGCTGCGGAACAGGGGGATGAAATAGCACAATATAATCTAGGTGTACACTATTCAAATAGTGAAGGTATTGACCATGATTTAGAAAAAGCAGAAGAGTGGTATGAAAAAGCTGCCGATCAAGGTCATTTAGATGCACAATATAAACTAGAGGATTTACGAATAGGAATGGGATTATTTGATTCTTGGATGTAA
- a CDS encoding YlmC/YmxH family sporulation protein, with protein MIMRIGNMRHKEVINILNGVRLGYICDAEVESSTGHVTALIVPGPGKVMGLFGREYEWIIPWENIRQIGKDTILVEVPDNEQPRR; from the coding sequence ATGATCATGAGAATTGGTAATATGCGCCATAAAGAGGTCATAAACATCTTAAATGGTGTAAGACTTGGGTATATTTGTGACGCAGAAGTGGAATCTAGTACTGGACATGTCACAGCACTGATTGTTCCAGGCCCTGGGAAAGTTATGGGACTTTTTGGTAGAGAATATGAATGGATAATTCCGTGGGAAAATATAAGACAGATTGGCAAAGATACTATCTTAGTAGAGGTACCGGATAATGAACAACCAAGAAGATGA
- the sigG gene encoding RNA polymerase sporulation sigma factor SigG: MAINKVEICGVNTAKLPTLTNQQKEHLFELIGAGDNMAREEYIRGNLRLVLSVIQRFNNRGEHVDDLFQVGCIGLIKAIDNFDTTQGVKFSTYAVPMIIGEIRRYLRDNNAIRVSRSLRDTAYKALQVKEKLLRQNSKEPTIEEIAAVLEIATENIVFALDAIQDPISLFEPVYHDDGDALFIMDQVSDEKSQDDIWLENIALKEAMKRLNDREKHILTLRFFAGKTQMEVADEIGISQAQVSRLEKTALKHMKKYI, translated from the coding sequence ATGGCAATTAATAAAGTCGAGATTTGTGGTGTTAATACCGCTAAATTACCCACCCTAACCAATCAACAAAAGGAACATTTATTTGAGTTGATTGGAGCTGGAGATAATATGGCTAGAGAAGAATATATTCGTGGTAATTTAAGACTTGTACTTAGTGTAATACAGCGGTTTAATAATCGAGGTGAACATGTAGATGATTTATTTCAGGTAGGATGCATTGGTCTTATTAAAGCGATTGATAATTTTGATACTACTCAAGGAGTAAAGTTTTCTACTTATGCAGTACCAATGATTATTGGTGAAATTAGAAGATATTTGAGAGATAACAATGCAATTAGAGTAAGCCGCTCACTACGAGACACTGCATACAAAGCTTTACAAGTAAAAGAAAAATTACTACGACAAAATTCAAAGGAACCAACAATCGAAGAGATTGCTGCGGTTCTAGAAATTGCAACAGAAAATATTGTATTTGCACTAGATGCTATTCAAGATCCAATCTCATTATTTGAACCAGTATATCATGATGATGGAGATGCTTTATTTATTATGGACCAGGTAAGTGATGAAAAATCTCAAGATGATATTTGGTTAGAAAATATTGCGTTAAAAGAAGCTATGAAGAGACTAAACGATAGAGAAAAGCATATTTTAACGTTACGCTTTTTTGCAGGTAAAACACAGATGGAAGTGGCAGATGAAATAGGGATTTCACAAGCTCAAGTTTCGAGACTTGAAAAAACTGCGTTAAAACATATGAAAAAGTATATTTGA